TTCCCTCTCGTGGCTGAGCGAGGATGGCACTGGGCTGCCGTTCAAGGATAGAATCCTCTGCCTCTATCTCCTTGCCCTGGAGATAGAACAGCAACCCTTCGAGAATCAGCGCCAAACCCTGTCCTCCCGCATCCACCACCCCCGATTCCTTCAGCACAGGCAAAAGATCCGGCGATCTGATCACTGACTCCTTGGCCTCCTTCACGGCAGCTTCCATGATCAACCTCAGATCATAATATCCTGCGTATGATGTAGCCTGCGCCACTTCAGAGGCCTCGCGGATAACAGTCAGCATGGTGCCTTCGGCAGGTTTGCTCATGGCATCATAGGCGGCACGCGATGCCTTGACCAGCGCCTTGGCCATATCCATGCCGGTGAAGGACTTCTTTTCCTCCAGGCCCTGCGCGATACCCCGGAACACTTGCGAGAGGATCACTCCACTGTTTCCCCGGGCACCCATCAGCGCACCTTTAGCCATAGCCTGCGCCACAGCTGAAGCATCATTATCGGTGCACAGATTGGCCTCCGCCATCGCTGATTGCATGGTCAGAAGCATATTGGTGCCGGTGTCACCATCGGGAACGGGGAAGACGTTGAGCGCATTTACGGCCGGAGCGTTATTGTTGAGGAGATTGGTGCCGGTTCTAAACATTTCCCGGAGATGCTTTCCACTCCAAGAGTCCTTCTGTCTAATCACCATCGCAACCCCTATATCCTGTTTGCTAAGCTGCTGAATTTATGGTATCCTTGTTGAGTGAATTCTACAGGAAAGTAGTCACTTAGTCAAAGGAACAATCATGAAGTGTGAAGTTTGCGGAAAAACCCTCCAGTTCGGGCATAACATCAGCCATTCCAATCGCCACACCAAAAGGAAATGGCTGCCTAACATTCAAAAAGCCTCACTTATGATTGATGGCGAAAAGAAGCAAATCAGCATCTGCACACGGTGCCTTCGCAGCCAGTATAAGGTCCGTGCTTAGCTAACGCCACCAATCGCATTCCTCATCCTTTTCATCGTCTGGGCAACGGGCTCTCTGGCGTTGAAAATGGCGCTACCTGCGACGATTACGGTTCCTCCGGCTTGAACAACCCTGGGAGCGATATCGGCATTGATTCCGCCATCCACTTCTAGTTCCGCGCCGATCTTCCTTTCATCCATCAGGCTTCTCAACCGGGCGATCTTATCCAACATCTCTCCAATGAAAGCCTGGCCACCGTATCCCGGGTTTACCGTCATCACCAGAACCAGGTCTAGAAAAGGCAGAATCTCGGTGACTGCCTCCAGCGGGGTAGACGGATTGAGGGAAACGCCTGCTTTTACACCCAGCTCTTTTATCCGCGCCACGAGACGATGCAGATGAGTGCATGCCTCGACGTGAACAGTGATGATATTCGCACCAGCCTGAGCAAAATTATCCACCTGTCTTTCAGGGGACTCGATCATCAGGTGGACATCCAGCGGAACCGACGTGTGCTTGCGGATCGCCTTCACCGTCTCATGGCCAATGGTTATCGGCGGCACGAAGTGGCCGTCCATCACATCAACGTGGATATAGTCTGCCCCGTATTGGGTCACCTCTTCAACAGCCGCTCCTAGCGAGGCGAAATCTGCCGAGAGGATGGAGGGGGCCAGCTTGACCTTCTCAGACATCCAGAATCTCCTTGGCGCTCTTGAGAGCTTGAGAAACCTGCCTGGAAGCAGTGCCCCCATGAATATCGCGTGCAGCGATAGAGGCTTGCACACTGATCGCGTAAACGTCGTCCTCAAAAAGTTCTGAGAACCTCTGATACTCAGCAAGGGAGAGGCCCGCCAGAGTCTTGCCCTGCTCAATGGCATGGCGAACCAGGCTGGCCACAACACCATGCGCCTCGCGGAAAGGCATTCCTTTCTTGACCAGATAGTCGGCCAGATCGGTAGCCAGAGAAAAGTTTTCACCAGCACATTGCGCCGTGCGTGCTGAATTGACGGCCAGGGTTTTGACCATTCCGGTAAAAACCTCCAGCGTCGCATGCAGGGTATCCACCGTATCGAAGAAGCCCTCTTTATCCTCCTGCAAGTCCCGGTTGTAGGCTAACGGCAGGCCTTTCATCGTCGTCAGGATGGCCATCAGATTGCCATAGATACGCCCGGTTTTGCCGCGCGCCAGTTCGGCCACATCGGGATTCTTCTTCTGCGGCATTATGCTGGAGCTGGTGGCATAGGCGTCATCGATCTCAATGAATCCGAATTCCGCCGAAGACCACAGGACCATCTCCTCCGCCAGACGCGAGAGATGCATCATAGTGAGGCTGGCCGCCGCCTGGTATTCGATGACAAAATCGCGGTCGGAGACGGCGTCCAGGCTATTGGCACTGATTCGACTGAAACCCAGCTCTTTGGCCACCATTTCGCGATCGATGGGATAGGGAATACCGGCCAGCGCTCCGCTGCCCAGGGTCAGAACGTCGGCTCGTTTCAAGCAGTCGCCAAAGCGCTCAACATCACGCTGCAACATCTCGAAATAGGCCAGAAGATGATGCGCCAGCAAGATCGGCTGAGCCCGCTGCAGGTGAGTATAGCCGGGAATGATCACTTCTTTGTTGGATTCGGCCAAATCGATCAGAACTCTTTGAAGCCCCTTGATCCGTCCCACGGTTTCGGAGATCGCCTCTTTGGTGAAAAGGCGCATATCGGTGGCGACCTGATCATTGCGAGAGCGAGCCG
The DNA window shown above is from Dehalococcoidia bacterium and carries:
- the rpe gene encoding ribulose-phosphate 3-epimerase, which encodes MSEKVKLAPSILSADFASLGAAVEEVTQYGADYIHVDVMDGHFVPPITIGHETVKAIRKHTSVPLDVHLMIESPERQVDNFAQAGANIITVHVEACTHLHRLVARIKELGVKAGVSLNPSTPLEAVTEILPFLDLVLVMTVNPGYGGQAFIGEMLDKIARLRSLMDERKIGAELEVDGGINADIAPRVVQAGGTVIVAGSAIFNAREPVAQTMKRMRNAIGGVS
- the argH gene encoding argininosuccinate lyase, whose amino-acid sequence is MKPLRSRFQKDAEKAVQDYTASIAYDQRLYRQDIAGSIAHARALAKGGIITPAEAESIARGLTSIAEEIERGQFKFDPSLEDIHMNIETRLFEVIGDVAGKLHTARSRNDQVATDMRLFTKEAISETVGRIKGLQRVLIDLAESNKEVIIPGYTHLQRAQPILLAHHLLAYFEMLQRDVERFGDCLKRADVLTLGSGALAGIPYPIDREMVAKELGFSRISANSLDAVSDRDFVIEYQAAASLTMMHLSRLAEEMVLWSSAEFGFIEIDDAYATSSSIMPQKKNPDVAELARGKTGRIYGNLMAILTTMKGLPLAYNRDLQEDKEGFFDTVDTLHATLEVFTGMVKTLAVNSARTAQCAGENFSLATDLADYLVKKGMPFREAHGVVASLVRHAIEQGKTLAGLSLAEYQRFSELFEDDVYAISVQASIAARDIHGGTASRQVSQALKSAKEILDV
- the rpmB gene encoding 50S ribosomal protein L28; the protein is MKCEVCGKTLQFGHNISHSNRHTKRKWLPNIQKASLMIDGEKKQISICTRCLRSQYKVRA